A part of Streptomyces sp. NBC_01451 genomic DNA contains:
- the rplO gene encoding 50S ribosomal protein L15 — protein sequence MAENNPLKIHNLRPAPGAKTAKTRVGRGEASKGKTAGRGTKGTKARYQVPERFEGGQMPLHMRLPKLKGFKNPFKTEYQVVNLDKLAALYPEGGEVTVEGLVANGAVRKNSLVKVLGQGEISVALQVTVDAVSGSAKEKITAAGGTVTELL from the coding sequence ATGGCGGAGAACAACCCGCTCAAGATCCACAACCTCCGTCCTGCCCCGGGCGCCAAGACCGCCAAGACCCGTGTGGGTCGTGGTGAGGCGTCGAAGGGTAAGACGGCTGGACGTGGTACCAAGGGCACGAAGGCTCGTTACCAGGTTCCGGAGCGCTTCGAGGGTGGCCAGATGCCCCTCCACATGCGTCTCCCGAAGCTCAAGGGCTTCAAGAACCCGTTCAAGACCGAGTACCAGGTCGTGAACCTCGACAAGCTGGCGGCGCTGTACCCGGAGGGTGGCGAGGTCACCGTCGAGGGGCTCGTCGCCAACGGTGCGGTTCGCAAGAACAGCCTCGTCAAGGTCCTCGGCCAGGGCGAGATCTCCGTGGCGCTGCAGGTGACGGTCGACGCCGTCTCCGGCTCCGCCAAGGAGAAGATCACCGCCGCCGGCGGTACCGTCACCGAGCTGCTCTGA
- the secY gene encoding preprotein translocase subunit SecY — MLTAFARAFKTPDLRKKLLFTLGIIVVYRVGTHIPIPGVDYQNVQTCIDVAKGGSQGLFGLVNMFSGGALLQITIFALGIMPYITASIILQLLTVVIPRLEALKKEGQAGTAKITQYTRYLTVALAILQGTGLVATARSGALFSGCQVASEIVPDQSIFVTITMVVTMTAGTAVVMWLGELITDRGIGNGMSILMFISIAATFPSALWAIKTQGDLADGWIEFGTVIAVGLVMVALVVFVEQAQRRIPVQYAKRMIGRRSYGGTSTYIPLKVNQAGIIPVIFASSLLYIPALVAQFSGGTSGWKTWIEANLTKGDHPIYIATYFTLIVFFAFFYVAISFNPEEVADNMKKYGGFIPGIRAGRPTAEYLSYVLNRITWPGSLYLGLIALVPTMALVGFQANQNFPFGGTSILIIVGVGLETVKQIESQLQQRNYEGFLR; from the coding sequence GTGCTCACCGCGTTCGCCCGGGCGTTCAAGACGCCCGACCTGCGCAAGAAGCTGCTCTTCACGCTCGGCATCATCGTGGTCTATCGGGTGGGTACGCACATCCCGATCCCTGGTGTCGACTATCAGAACGTCCAGACGTGCATCGACGTCGCGAAGGGCGGAAGCCAGGGCCTGTTCGGTCTGGTGAACATGTTCAGCGGCGGGGCGCTGCTGCAGATCACGATCTTCGCGCTGGGCATCATGCCGTACATCACGGCGAGCATCATCCTGCAGCTGCTGACGGTGGTGATCCCGCGTCTGGAAGCCCTCAAGAAGGAGGGCCAGGCGGGCACAGCGAAGATCACGCAGTACACCCGTTACCTGACAGTGGCTCTCGCCATCCTCCAGGGCACCGGTCTGGTCGCCACCGCGCGCAGCGGTGCGCTCTTCAGCGGCTGCCAGGTCGCCAGCGAGATCGTCCCGGACCAGTCGATCTTCGTGACCATCACCATGGTCGTCACCATGACCGCCGGTACGGCCGTCGTCATGTGGCTCGGTGAGCTCATCACCGACCGCGGTATCGGCAACGGCATGTCCATCCTGATGTTCATCTCGATCGCCGCCACCTTCCCGTCGGCGCTGTGGGCCATCAAGACCCAGGGCGACCTGGCGGACGGCTGGATCGAGTTCGGCACGGTCATCGCCGTCGGCCTCGTCATGGTCGCGCTGGTGGTCTTCGTCGAGCAGGCGCAGCGCCGGATCCCGGTCCAGTACGCGAAGCGCATGATCGGCCGCCGGTCCTACGGCGGCACGTCGACGTACATCCCGCTCAAGGTCAACCAGGCCGGCATCATCCCTGTGATCTTTGCCTCGTCGCTGCTCTACATCCCCGCGCTGGTCGCGCAGTTCTCCGGCGGAACCTCGGGCTGGAAGACGTGGATCGAGGCGAACCTGACCAAGGGTGACCACCCGATTTACATCGCCACGTACTTCACGCTGATCGTTTTCTTCGCGTTCTTCTACGTCGCAATCTCCTTCAACCCCGAAGAAGTAGCCGACAACATGAAGAAGTATGGTGGCTTCATCCCGGGCATCCGGGCTGGTCGGCCGACTGCTGAGTACCTGAGTTACGTACTCAACCGGATCACCTGGCCGGGTTCGCTGTACCTGGGTCTGATCGCTCTCGTACCGACAATGGCGTTGGTCGGGTTCCAAGCGAACCAGAACTTCCCGTTCGGCGGGACCAGCATCCTCATCATCGTGGGTGTCGGTCTTGAGACCGTGAAGCAGATTGAGAGCCAGCTCCAGCAGCGCAATTACGAAGGGTTCCTCCGCTGA
- a CDS encoding adenylate kinase: MRIVLVGPPGAGKGTQAAFLAKNLLIPHISTGDLFRANISKQTDLGKLAKSYMDAGNLVPDEVTIAMAKDRMEQPDAVNGFLLDGFPRNVSQAEALDEMLKAESMKLDAVLDLEVPEDEVVKRIAGRRICRNDSAHVFHVTYQAPKAEGVCDVCGGELYQRDDDSEETVRKRLEVYHTQTEPIIDYYKAQGLVVTISALGKVEDVTGKAMAALKGDGEGE, translated from the coding sequence ATGCGAATCGTCCTCGTCGGGCCGCCTGGTGCCGGGAAGGGAACGCAGGCCGCGTTCCTCGCCAAGAACCTGTTGATCCCGCACATCTCCACGGGCGACCTCTTCCGGGCAAACATCAGCAAGCAGACGGATCTCGGGAAACTCGCGAAGTCCTACATGGACGCGGGCAACCTGGTGCCGGACGAGGTCACGATCGCCATGGCCAAGGACCGCATGGAGCAGCCCGACGCGGTGAACGGCTTTCTGCTGGACGGCTTCCCGAGGAACGTCTCGCAGGCCGAGGCGCTGGACGAGATGCTGAAGGCCGAGTCCATGAAACTGGACGCGGTCCTCGACCTGGAGGTCCCCGAGGACGAGGTGGTCAAGCGCATCGCCGGCCGCCGCATCTGCCGTAACGACTCGGCGCACGTCTTCCACGTCACGTACCAGGCGCCGAAGGCCGAGGGCGTCTGTGACGTCTGCGGCGGCGAGCTGTACCAGCGGGACGACGACTCCGAGGAGACGGTCCGCAAGCGCCTGGAGGTCTACCACACCCAGACCGAGCCGATCATCGACTACTACAAGGCTCAGGGCCTCGTGGTGACGATCTCGGCGCTGGGCAAGGTGGAGGACGTCACCGGCAAGGCGATGGCCGCGCTGAAGGGTGACGGCGAGGGCGAGTAG
- the map gene encoding type I methionyl aminopeptidase produces the protein MVQIKTPEQIAKMREAGLVVAAIHAATREAAVPGASTKDLDEVARKVLAEHNAKPNFLGYGGFPATICTSVNEVVVHGIPSDEVVLKDGDIISIDCGAIIDGWHGDAAYTAFVGSGHAPELIELSRVTEESMWAGIAAMKLGNRLVDISRAIETYIRRQPRAGGGRYGIIEDYGGHGIGTEMHMDPHLLNYVERKRGKGPKLVPGFCLAIEPMVSLGTPRTQVLADDWTVITTDGTWSSHWEHSVALTEAGPLVLTSPDGGAAKLAEHGVTAAPDPLA, from the coding sequence ATGGTGCAGATCAAGACCCCCGAGCAGATCGCCAAGATGCGCGAGGCGGGGCTTGTCGTCGCCGCCATCCATGCGGCCACTCGTGAGGCGGCCGTGCCGGGCGCCAGTACGAAGGATCTGGACGAGGTGGCGCGGAAGGTGCTCGCCGAGCACAACGCGAAGCCGAACTTCCTTGGGTACGGCGGGTTCCCGGCCACGATCTGCACCTCAGTCAACGAGGTCGTCGTCCACGGCATCCCGTCCGACGAGGTCGTGCTGAAGGACGGGGACATCATCTCCATCGACTGCGGCGCGATCATCGACGGCTGGCACGGGGACGCGGCGTACACGGCGTTCGTGGGGTCGGGGCACGCTCCGGAGCTGATCGAGCTGTCGCGGGTGACCGAGGAGTCGATGTGGGCGGGGATCGCGGCGATGAAGCTGGGGAACCGGCTGGTCGACATCTCGCGTGCGATCGAGACGTACATCCGGCGCCAGCCCAGGGCCGGGGGCGGGCGTTACGGGATCATCGAGGACTACGGCGGGCACGGCATCGGGACCGAGATGCACATGGACCCGCATCTGCTGAACTACGTCGAGCGCAAGCGGGGGAAGGGGCCGAAGCTGGTTCCCGGGTTCTGTCTCGCGATCGAGCCGATGGTGTCGCTGGGTACGCCGAGGACGCAGGTCCTCGCGGACGACTGGACGGTCATCACGACGGACGGGACCTGGTCGTCGCACTGGGAGCATTCGGTGGCGTTGACCGAGGCGGGGCCGTTGGTGCTTACGTCTCCCGACGGGGGTGCGGCGAAGTTGGCGGAGCACGGGGTTACCGCGGCGCCGGATCCGCTGGCGTAG
- the infA gene encoding translation initiation factor IF-1 — protein MAKKQGAIEIEGTVVESLPNAMFKVELQNGHQVLAHISGKMRMHYIRILPDDRVVVELSPYDLTRGRIVYRYK, from the coding sequence GTGGCCAAGAAGCAAGGTGCCATCGAGATCGAGGGCACTGTCGTCGAGTCTCTTCCGAACGCAATGTTCAAGGTTGAGCTCCAGAACGGCCACCAGGTCCTGGCACACATCAGCGGCAAGATGCGTATGCACTACATCCGCATCCTCCCTGACGACCGGGTCGTGGTGGAGCTGTCTCCGTACGACCTGACTCGTGGCCGGATCGTCTACCGGTACAAGTGA
- the rpmJ gene encoding 50S ribosomal protein L36, producing MKVKPSVKKICDKCRVIRRHGRVMVICENPRHKQRQG from the coding sequence ATGAAGGTCAAGCCGAGCGTCAAGAAGATCTGCGACAAGTGCAGGGTGATCCGCCGTCATGGTCGGGTCATGGTCATCTGCGAGAACCCGCGCCACAAGCAGCGCCAGGGCTGA
- the rpsM gene encoding 30S ribosomal protein S13, with protein MARVSGVDIPREKRVEVALTYVFGIGRTLSQLTLAETGIDPNTRVRDLSEEQLVAIREYVDANIKTEGDLRREIQGDIRRKIEIGCYQGIRHRRGLPVHGQRTSTNARTRKGPRRAIAGKKKPGKK; from the coding sequence ATGGCACGCGTTTCCGGTGTTGACATCCCGCGTGAAAAGCGTGTGGAGGTCGCCCTCACCTACGTGTTCGGCATCGGCCGGACCCTTTCCCAGCTGACGCTGGCGGAGACGGGCATCGACCCGAACACCCGTGTTCGGGACCTCTCCGAGGAGCAGCTCGTCGCGATCCGCGAGTACGTGGACGCCAACATCAAGACCGAGGGTGACCTCCGTCGCGAGATCCAGGGCGACATTCGCCGGAAGATCGAGATCGGCTGCTACCAGGGTATTCGCCACCGCCGTGGCCTGCCCGTCCACGGTCAGCGCACCAGCACGAACGCTCGTACCCGCAAGGGCCCGCGTCGCGCCATCGCCGGCAAGAAGAAGCCGGGCAAGAAGTAG
- the rpsK gene encoding 30S ribosomal protein S11, with translation MPPKGRQGAAKKVRRKEKKNVAHGHAHIKSTFNNTIVSITDPAGNVISWASAGHVGFKGSRKSTPFAAQMAAESAARRAQEHGMRKVDVFVKGPGSGRETAIRSLQATGLEVGSIQDVTPTPHNGCRPPKRRRV, from the coding sequence ATGCCCCCCAAGGGTCGTCAGGGCGCTGCCAAGAAGGTGCGCCGCAAGGAAAAGAAGAACGTCGCTCACGGGCACGCTCACATCAAGAGCACGTTCAACAACACGATCGTCTCGATCACCGACCCCGCGGGCAACGTGATCTCCTGGGCCTCCGCCGGCCACGTCGGCTTCAAGGGCTCGCGCAAGTCCACCCCCTTCGCCGCGCAGATGGCCGCCGAGTCGGCCGCCCGCCGCGCGCAGGAGCACGGCATGCGCAAGGTCGACGTCTTCGTCAAGGGCCCGGGTTCGGGTCGCGAGACGGCCATCCGTTCGCTTCAGGCGACCGGTCTTGAGGTCGGCTCCATCCAGGACGTCACCCCCACCCCGCA